The following are encoded in a window of Acipenser ruthenus chromosome 26, fAciRut3.2 maternal haplotype, whole genome shotgun sequence genomic DNA:
- the LOC117430219 gene encoding bleomycin hydrolase-like: protein MTAGLSPEKVASFTKKLKSEPRYLLAQNVSTCIDPLEVCLHRTTVQDTVHVFQHAIPSEGKPITHQKSSGRCWIFSCLNVMRLPFMKKFNLEEFEFSQSYLFFWDKIERCYYFLHVYVETAQRKEPVDGRLVQFLLSNPSNDGGQWDMLVNLIEKYGVVPKKSFPESHSSEASRRMNDILNHKMREYCLRLRNMVASDASKAELSETMDTMIEEVFRVVSVCLGSPPSMFTWEYRDKEKNFHRLGPLSPLQFYREHVKPLYNIEDKICLVNDPRPQNPYNKLYGVEFLGNMVGGRGTNYNNQAVDVLKKAAADSIKDGEAVWFGCDVGKHFHGKLGINDMDVFNHELVFGISVKNLSKAERLIFGDSLMTHAMVLTAVTDKEEKGGSYEKWRVENSWGDDRGNKGYLIMTDDWFSEYVYEVVVDKKYLSTEVLEVTKQEPVILPAWDPMGALA from the exons ATGACAGCTG GTCTGAGCCCTGAGAAGGTCGCCTCCTTCACCAAGAAGCTGAAGTCGGAGCCCCGCTACCTGCTGGCTCAGAATGTGTCGACCTGCATCGACCCCCTGGAGGTGTGTCTGCACAGGACGACGGTGCAGGACACCGTCCACGTCTTCCAGCACGCCATCCCCAGCGAGGGCAAGCCCATCACCCACCAGAAGAGCTCAG GAAGGTGCTGGATCTTTTCCTGCCTCAACGTGATGCGTCTCCCGTTCATGAAGAAGTTTAACTTGGAGGAATTCGAGTTCAGCCAGTCCTATCTGTTCTTCTGGGATAAG ATTGAACGCTGTTACTACTTCCTGCACGTCTACGTGGAGACGGCCCAGCGGAAAGAGCCTGTGGACGGGAGACTGGTCCAGTTCCTTCTGTCCAACCCCTCCAATGACGGAGGACAGTGGGACATGCTGGTCAACCTTATCG aAAAATACGGCGTTGTGCCCAAGAAGAGTTTCCCGGAGTCGCACAGCTCGGAGGCCTCCAGACGGATGAATGACATTCTGAACCACAag ATGAGAGAGTATTGCCTCAGACTGAGGAACATGGTAGCCAGCGATGCGTCTAAAGCAGAGCTCTCTGAGACCATGGATACTATGATAGAGGAG GTGTTTCGGGTGGTGAGTGTCTGTCTGGGCAGCCCTCCCAGTATGTTCACCTGGGAGTACCGAGACAAGGAGAAGAACTTCCATCGGCTGGGGCCGCTGAGCCCACTGCAGTTCTACAGAGAGCACGTCAAACCACTGTACAACATTGAGGACAAG ATCTGCCTGGTGAATGACCCTCGACCCCAGAACCCCTACAATAAGCTGTACGGTGTAGAGTTCCTGGGTAACATGGTGGGCGGCCGCGGGACCAACTACAACAACCAGGCCGTGGACGTGCTCAAGAAAGCTGCTGCGGACTCCATCAAAGACGGGGAG GCTGTGTGGTTCGGCTGCGATGTTGGGAAGCACTTCCACGGCAAGCTGGGTATCAACGACATGGACGT GTTTAACCATGAGCTGGTGTTTGGGATCTCTGTGAAGAACCTGTCCAAGGCTGAGAGGTTAATATTTGGAGACTCCTTGATGACCCATGCCATGGTCCTGACTGCTGTCACTGACAAG GAAGAGAAGGGGGGAAGTTACGAGAAGTGGAGAGTTGAGAATTCCTGGGGAGACGACCGTGGAAACAAAG GCTACCTCATCATGACTGACGACTGGTTCTCTGAGTATGTTTACGAGGTAGTCGTGGACAAGAAGTACCTCTCCACAGAGGTGCTGGAAGTGACGAAACAAGAACCGGTGATCCTCCCAGCCTGGGATCCAATGGGAGCCCTCGCTTAA
- the LOC117430456 gene encoding uncharacterized protein LOC117430456 isoform X4: MTGIGTPVPRLLFLLLISLLPVVSSKEPCVPSVIAKRSFTSIPVGGALSLNCSVLHCGPGSWSGEWGRSDLNNFSPLNLSDDRVQVTVIPVRETQTTLQLTIQNMMYNDSGGYQCRVIGTQLNTSNMGHMTNVTVTGTSYGHSTPLLLRVAVTLLNGATYLIATVSAWRAYRRVKDQNRKRETAQNSASPDDIYDDCTAL, encoded by the exons ATGACTGGAATTGGAACCCCAGTCCCCCGCCTCCTGTTCCTTCTTCTAATCAGCCTACTTCCCG TAGTTTCCTCTAAAGAGCCCTGCGTTCCTTCAGTGATTGCTAAGAGATCCTTCACATCAATCCCAGTAGGGGGCGCTCTCTCCCTGAACTGCTCTGTGCTACACTGTGGTCCAGGGAGCTGGAGTGGAGAGTGGGGCCGGTCTGATCTGAATAATTTCAGCCCTTTGAACCTGAGTGATGACAGAGTGCAGGTGACTGTGATTCCAGTAAGAGAGACCCAGACTACACTGCAGCTGACCATTCAGAACATGATGTATAATGACTCTGGAGGCTATCAGTGCAGGGTGATTGGTACACAGTTAAACACCAGCAACATGGGACACATGACTAACGTGACTGTCACAG gCACCTCATATGGACATTCGACCCCACTGCTGCTGAGAGTGGCTGTGACTCTGCTCAATGGCGCCACCTACTTGATAGCCACAGTCAGTGCCTGGAGAGCTTACAGAAGGG TTAAAGACCAAAATCGAAAAAGGGAAACTGCCCAGAACTCTGCATCCCCCGATGATATATACGATGActgcactgcactctga
- the LOC117430456 gene encoding uncharacterized protein LOC117430456 isoform X1, with protein sequence MTGIGTPVPRLLFLLLISLLPAVSSKEPCVPSVIAKRSFTSIPVGGALSLNCSVQHCGPGSWSGEWGRSDVGNFNPLNMSDDRVQVTVIPERETQTTLQLTIQNMMYNDSGEYQCRVIGTQLNTSDMGHMTNVTVTDSPGRRLHVRLLVCFSPVLSLGVGCLLCWSCRATKCKASAQTTDSEEPVTELVYTTVILRDPSHHPAKAPPPSQSEYSTIHFPQGGGGRERAWNS encoded by the exons ATGACTGGAATTGGAACCCCAGTCCCCCGCCTCCTGTTCCTTCTTCTAATCAGCCTACTTCCCG CAGTTTCCTCTAAAGAGCCCTGCGTTCCTTCAGTGATTGCTAAGAGATCCTTCACATCAATCCCAGTAGGGGGCGCTCTCTCCCTGAACTGCTCTGTGCAACACTGTGGTCCAGGGAGCTGGAGTGGAGAGTGGGGCCGGTCTGACGTGGGTAATTTCAACCCCTTGAACATGAGTGATGACAGAGTGCAGGTGACTGTGATTCCAGAAAGAGAGACCCAGACTACACTGCAGCTGACCATTCAGAACATGATGTATAATGACTCTGGAGAATATCAGTGCAGGGTGATTGGTACACAGTTAAACACCAGCGACATGGGACACATGACTAACGTGACTGTCACAG ACTCTCCAGGGCGCAGATTGCACGTCAGGCTCCTCGTTTGCTTTTCTCCTGTTCTCTCCCTCGGAGTGGGCTGCCTGCTGTGTTGGAGCTGCAGAGCGACCAAATGCAAAGCTTCAG CTCAAACGACGGACTCTGAAGAGCCAGTCACAGAG TTGGTTTACACAACAGTGATTCTGCGAGACCCCAGCCACCACCCAGCTAAAGCTCCTCCCCCTTCACAGTCTGAATATTCCACCATTCACTTTCCACAAGGAGGAGGCGGCAGGGAAAGAGCCTGGAACTCGTGA
- the LOC117430456 gene encoding uncharacterized protein LOC117430456 isoform X2, protein MTGIGTPVPRLLFLLLISLLPVVSSKEPCVPSVIAKRSFTSIPVGGALSLNCSVLHCGPGSWSGEWGRSDLNNFSPLNLSDDRVQVTVIPVRETQTTLQLTIQNMMYNDSGGYQCRVIGTQLNTSNMGHMTNVTVTDSPGRRLHVRLLVCFSPVLSLGVGCLLCWSCRATKCKASAQTTDSEEPVTELVYTTVILRDPSHHPAKAPPPSQSEYSTIHFPQGGGGRERAWNS, encoded by the exons ATGACTGGAATTGGAACCCCAGTCCCCCGCCTCCTGTTCCTTCTTCTAATCAGCCTACTTCCCG TAGTTTCCTCTAAAGAGCCCTGCGTTCCTTCAGTGATTGCTAAGAGATCCTTCACATCAATCCCAGTAGGGGGCGCTCTCTCCCTGAACTGCTCTGTGCTACACTGTGGTCCAGGGAGCTGGAGTGGAGAGTGGGGCCGGTCTGATCTGAATAATTTCAGCCCTTTGAACCTGAGTGATGACAGAGTGCAGGTGACTGTGATTCCAGTAAGAGAGACCCAGACTACACTGCAGCTGACCATTCAGAACATGATGTATAATGACTCTGGAGGCTATCAGTGCAGGGTGATTGGTACACAGTTAAACACCAGCAACATGGGACACATGACTAACGTGACTGTCACAG ACTCTCCAGGGCGCAGATTGCACGTCAGGCTCCTCGTTTGCTTTTCTCCTGTTCTCTCCCTCGGAGTGGGCTGCCTGCTGTGTTGGAGCTGCAGAGCGACCAAATGCAAAGCTTCAG CTCAAACGACGGACTCTGAAGAGCCAGTCACAGAG TTGGTTTACACAACAGTGATTCTGCGAGACCCCAGCCACCACCCAGCTAAAGCTCCTCCCCCTTCACAGTCTGAATATTCCACCATTCACTTTCCACAAGGAGGAGGCGGCAGGGAAAGAGCCTGGAACTCGTGA
- the LOC117430456 gene encoding uncharacterized protein LOC117430456 isoform X3, with the protein MTGIGTPVPRLLFLLLISLLPVSSKEPCVPSVIAKRSFTSIPVGGALSLNCSVQHCGPGSWSGEWGRSDVGNFNPLNMSDDRVQVTVIPERETQTTLQLTIQNMMYNDSGEYQCRVIGTQLNTSDMGHMTNVTVTDSPGRRLHVRLLVCFSPVLSLGVGCLLCWSCRATKCKASAQTTDSEEPVTELVYTTVILRDPSHHPAKAPPPSQSEYSTIHFPQGGGGRERAWNS; encoded by the exons ATGACTGGAATTGGAACCCCAGTCCCCCGCCTCCTGTTCCTTCTTCTAATCAGCCTACTTCCCG TTTCCTCTAAAGAGCCCTGCGTTCCTTCAGTGATTGCTAAGAGATCCTTCACATCAATCCCAGTAGGGGGCGCTCTCTCCCTGAACTGCTCTGTGCAACACTGTGGTCCAGGGAGCTGGAGTGGAGAGTGGGGCCGGTCTGACGTGGGTAATTTCAACCCCTTGAACATGAGTGATGACAGAGTGCAGGTGACTGTGATTCCAGAAAGAGAGACCCAGACTACACTGCAGCTGACCATTCAGAACATGATGTATAATGACTCTGGAGAATATCAGTGCAGGGTGATTGGTACACAGTTAAACACCAGCGACATGGGACACATGACTAACGTGACTGTCACAG ACTCTCCAGGGCGCAGATTGCACGTCAGGCTCCTCGTTTGCTTTTCTCCTGTTCTCTCCCTCGGAGTGGGCTGCCTGCTGTGTTGGAGCTGCAGAGCGACCAAATGCAAAGCTTCAG CTCAAACGACGGACTCTGAAGAGCCAGTCACAGAG TTGGTTTACACAACAGTGATTCTGCGAGACCCCAGCCACCACCCAGCTAAAGCTCCTCCCCCTTCACAGTCTGAATATTCCACCATTCACTTTCCACAAGGAGGAGGCGGCAGGGAAAGAGCCTGGAACTCGTGA